In the Arachis ipaensis cultivar K30076 chromosome B10, Araip1.1, whole genome shotgun sequence genome, one interval contains:
- the LOC107621140 gene encoding protein NRDE2 homolog, with protein MDPHQHEMKGDASEEECYSSSESGWTMYIGSPMDDDHDDDDDDSMASDASSAPTHYYPLQEAQKEQQQHDLNDDDENNHCLVSKAKKKPVEQEEEKKKKREEEEN; from the coding sequence ATGGATCCACATCAGCATGAGATGAAGGGAGATGCATCAGAAGAAGAATGTTACAGCAGCAGTGAATCTGGATGGACCATGTACATAGGGTCCCCCATGgatgatgaccatgatgatgatgatgatgattccaTGGCTTCTGatgcttcatctgctccaactcATTATTATCCACTTCAAGAAGCTCAAaaggaacaacaacaacatgatctcaatgatgatgatgagaacaaCCATTGCTTAGTCAGCAAAGCAAAGAAGAAACCagtagaacaagaagaagaaaagaagaagaaaagggagGAAGAGGAGAATTAA